TTGATAAGGCAAGTTCAGGAGGAATATTTAAGACTTGCTCTTGTCCACTTGTTAGTAAAGAAACCTGACGTAAGTTTTGCATCTGTTGACCTCTTTTTTAATGATCACCTTACTATTTTATAACAGGGAACAGGGAACAGTAGTAGTAGGGTGCGCCCTTCGATAGCGTAACGCACCAAATAAATTAATGATAGGTGTGGTGCGTTACGACGGATTGTTAGATGATTGAGTAGGGGCGAAGCATTCGGACAATAACCTATTGCTGAAACCCTAGATTTCCTATCCGAATGCTTCGCCCGTACCCCCAACGCACCCTACATTCTGATATTATTATTTTTAAATACATTTTCCCAATTCATCAAGCAAATCCATCGCCACATCCAGCCAGTCCACCGCACCCTCTGAAGACGGCTCAGGCGTTGCTTCCCTTACCCCTTCTGGACGCGAGACTAAGGGTTTAAAATTCTCATGATTCTCGTTGGCCTTCTCTTCTAAAAACTCCTTTAATAGCGTCGGACGTTCATAGTCCTGCCGATAGTCCCAGACCCAGTTTAACACCGTGATTACCTCCGCTCGCTGTTCCGCCGACCAGCCTTGTTTATCGATATACTGCGCCATGATTTGCTGACAGTTTTCCCACCGACGGTAAGCCTCCCACAGCGCCGATATAGGTTTCCTCATCGCCAAGGACACCGCGCCGCCTTCTGGGAAATCCTGACGCAGGTCCGAACTCAACAGAACCCCAGTTAACCAAGCTCCCCCTTCCCCTAACTCGATTAAAATATAGGCTAGAGTTGCCGGATTTAGGTCAATTTCGACACTAATTTGGCTTAAATCCAACAGTTCTTCACCAGAGTCTTGAGGAATCAATATAGCTTCCAGTTTACCTAGCTTGGGTAGTACCACATCTGCTGTTGGATTGAGCAGTTGTAGCACCGCTTGAGCGTGGTCAGCCGCCGCAGCATCTACCTCTATCCCATGCCCTTCTAAATAATATGTCAGCACCGCCGCCGCTAAGGTGTTCTGACGAATCAGTTCCCCAAAGCTGGGATTAGGGTGAGCCAGGGCCAGTTTATTGGCTCGCTTTTGAGCCGCTGCGTCCCAGGGAACCCAAACAGAAGAGGATGCTTGTCCGGTGCTGTCCTCCTCCTCCGTTGTGTCTGCGATCGCTAACCACGCCTGAAACTCAGGATCGTTTTCCAGTTCGTCATCGTCAATCCAGTCCTCTAGGGGGTTGAGAGGTTCATTGACATCTGAGGTTGAGGTAGAGATAGACATAATTTTCTAGGAGGGAACGGGGGACATTAGAAAAGGAGTTTATTCGAGAAACTCCTTTTCTGGGTTAACTTCAGTCTTCCGAGAGAAGATCTTCTGCGGAAAAATGTTCTTGGAGCCAAGGACAACACTTGTCATTATAGAACCGGCGAATTGTGGTGTCGTCGCACCCCCACTGTTGTGCCATTTCCTCCCAAGGGACGGATTCTGGGGGTAAGAGATTTAAGATCACCAGTTGGGCGTTAATGTGCCTTAATGCTTTGCTTCGGGGCTGAATCTGTTGGAGTTCTCTAGCACAGGGACCCTCCACTGCTTCTCTGATCTGCTCCCACCACGCTTGAGACGGCCTAGACCCAATGTTATCTAAAGGATCATTCGCCCTCAAGCGTTGCTCTTGGGCTTTTCTGATAGCTACTCCCTCCAGGGCGCGATAGATGCGTATTTCTAGCCACCCTTTAACGGTACACTGTCCACTCTGTTGTCGGTAATGGGGATTAAAGACAGAATCCTTACCTCTGGGGGTTGGTTGGCCTTTTAAGCTCAGGCCAAGATAGCGCCACACCTGGAATTGCGCTTGATTAATGTCCTCTTGCTTAAGTTCCTGTTTATCTTTGGCACTAATCTTCCCTTTAATCCAGGGAGCGGAGATCCAGTTTTTGATTTTAGGATCTAACTTCCTGCCAATGTCATCCTTAAGAGTATGCCAGAGGCGATCGAGTTGCTGCCAAGTTGGGTTATCCTTTGCCCGATAGTAAGGAGATTCAGGTATGACGCACTCATTGCCACTGGGGTGACGGTTATCGAGGACAATCCGCACAAGAGCGCATAAGGGGAGGAGAATCTCTAGCGGTAGGCTGGTTAGCGCCCTTGGGGAGTTGAGAAATTGAATAATGTTATCTATAGATTCATAAAAGCGCTTTTCCGCTTGCAACCACTGCTCACTCCCTGAGGGGAGAAAGTTAGAGTCATTTTCTTCAAGGGGTTTGCCGGTTTCCGGCACAACATTACGGAGTCGTAGCCGCCAGTAGGTTGCCACCTTGACTAGGGGAATAAGCTCGTCGTTCACGGCATTGTCTTTTCCTTAAAATTATTTTTTCCACAACTGCAAAAAAAGTCTAGTGGGTCTCATTAGTTAAGTAAGCGGACGAAAAGCCGCAATAACTTAACAAGGAGTTGACTGATGGCAGCAACAATTCTAGCACCCTCGAAGCCGGATTTTTCCTCGATCGGAACTGAGCAAAAATCATTATTCGATCGGGTTATCAATCCCCAAGCCCTGTATAATCGTTTCGGATCTTCGTCTCAGGCATTGACCGCCCAGAATGAATTTAGTACTTCTGGACGGGGCGAAGATTATCTGGAAAGTATTCGGCTGTTTCCAGATGTTCGCTCTGAAGGAACCCTTGATTTATTGAGGCTGGCTCACCCCCAGGGTTCCCTCGAATTTGACGGTGACCATATTATCGCTGATCTTCTCGCTGGCGATGGCTATATCGAAGAAACGTCGAAAAGGCATCTGTCTTCGGCACCCCTTTTCATTAATTCTGATAGTTCTCCCTTCATGGTGGAGAAGTGTCGTAAGAAGGGGATGTTCGCCATTTGTCAATTCGCTCAAGACGCTTTTTGGCTGAAAAATCAGTCAGTCGATGCCACAATTTTCGCTTATGGCACGCACCACATTGATCGGGTCTTTCGGAGTCAAGCAGCGAAAGAAGGAGCGCGGATTTTAAAATCTGGTGGACGTTGGGTCCTCCATGATTTTGAGGAAGATGGCCCGATGGCTCGCTTTTTTGGCGAGGTAGTCAATGAATACGGCAAGACGCGCCACGATTATCCGCATTTTACCCGTCAGGAGATGCTTAATCTTGCTCAAGATGCAGGGCTTTCTGATATTGCGATCGACTACATTGCTGACCCTTTTGTGGTGCAGGCTTCCTCTAAATTTGCCGCCAAGCGTTTGCTTTGCAACTACGTTATCAAGATGTATGGACTGAGCGGTTTAGAGAATGAACTTGATTTCACTTTTCACCTGCTCGAACAGTATTTTAGCGTGAATTTGACTGAAAATCTGTCCGGCTATGAAGCTCGACTCATTCGCAACGCTTTAGTCTGTCACGGGACCAAACCTTAGTTGATTGATTCGCCCCCTGACCCATCTAGGGGGCTTCCTCACCCCCTGACCCTAGAAATATTTATGACTGACAATCTGACTTTTAATCAAGCGCCAACTGTGCGCGATTCTTTGCCTTCGCCGAATCGGTCGGGAGTAAGGAAAGAAATGGAGGCTTTACCCAAAGTTCTTCAGCCATTTTTAACCTGGGTTGTCGGTGTCCCCGCTACCGATGAGACTCTACCTCAACCCAGACCGCGCCGCTATTTAGCCAAGGTTTGCGGTTTACTGTTGCTGGGGATTTCCCTCAGTTGTTGGGCTTTAGCCCTTCAAGGGTGGGGTTATCTATGGTTGATTGTCGGTTGGAGTCTCACTGTTTCCGCCTCTCGACAACTGCAAGTGGTCATCGTTCACCATTGCGCCCACTCTAATTTCACAGGCGATCGATTATTCGATCAATACCTTGGACGGTGGATTTCCGCCTTAATGTTGATTCTCAGCTTCGATCAATATCGAATCCGCCATCGTAAACATCATCAAGATCCCTTGCTTGATGATGATGAGACAGTGGAAGCGCTTCGTCTTCGGGCGGGAATCCATCCTGGTTTGAGTCGAGAAGCGCTATGGCGACGGATGATCATGGGTTTGTTTTCTCCCCTCTTTCATGGCCGTTTCTGGATTGATCGAGTACGCTCAAGCCTATTTTCGAGCGATCGCGCCCATCAACTACGCAGTGGGTTAGTGGTCTTGGCCCAGTTAGGTTTGGTCGGGTTCGGTCAATGGTGGCTCGCCTACGGGGTGGCTTGGCTGTTCCCTGTGATCCTGTTGCATCAGATGAGTACCTTAATCCGCCAATGTTCAGAACACCTTCACCCCGCGCCCGAAGCAGATTTGAAAAAGGGCAAGCGTTATTATGCCCGGGCAACGGTGGGGATATTTTTGGGAGATCCTCTACCCAGGGCGGATCAACCCTTTGGCTCTAAATTCTGGCAATGGTGCGTTTGGTGGTTGAGGTTAGGGATGATCTATGTTCCGATTCGCTTGCTGATTCTAGTGGGGGATACCAGTTGCCACGATTATCATCACCGTCACCCCGGTGTCGATCAGTGGCTCAATGCGGCGATCGCCCGACAACGGGATGTGGACGCGCATCATCCGGGCTGGCCAGTACCCTATCAAGAAGTATATGGGCTATGGCGGGCGATCGATCTGTCGTTTACAAGTTTGAGCCTAATGTCAGTGCAAGAGTAAGCCATAGAACATTTGTATTAGTAATTGAGGCAAGGAAACGGGCAACAGGCAACAGGCAAGAGTAAGGGTTTTCGCTTGTTTTTCCAACCATTTTTGACAATATCGAGTTTAAATCCACA
This portion of the Microcystis aeruginosa NIES-2549 genome encodes:
- a CDS encoding DUF1822 family protein, which codes for MSISTSTSDVNEPLNPLEDWIDDDELENDPEFQAWLAIADTTEEEDSTGQASSSVWVPWDAAAQKRANKLALAHPNPSFGELIRQNTLAAAVLTYYLEGHGIEVDAAAADHAQAVLQLLNPTADVVLPKLGKLEAILIPQDSGEELLDLSQISVEIDLNPATLAYILIELGEGGAWLTGVLLSSDLRQDFPEGGAVSLAMRKPISALWEAYRRWENCQQIMAQYIDKQGWSAEQRAEVITVLNWVWDYRQDYERPTLLKEFLEEKANENHENFKPLVSRPEGVREATPEPSSEGAVDWLDVAMDLLDELGKCI
- a CDS encoding class I SAM-dependent methyltransferase, which gives rise to MAATILAPSKPDFSSIGTEQKSLFDRVINPQALYNRFGSSSQALTAQNEFSTSGRGEDYLESIRLFPDVRSEGTLDLLRLAHPQGSLEFDGDHIIADLLAGDGYIEETSKRHLSSAPLFINSDSSPFMVEKCRKKGMFAICQFAQDAFWLKNQSVDATIFAYGTHHIDRVFRSQAAKEGARILKSGGRWVLHDFEEDGPMARFFGEVVNEYGKTRHDYPHFTRQEMLNLAQDAGLSDIAIDYIADPFVVQASSKFAAKRLLCNYVIKMYGLSGLENELDFTFHLLEQYFSVNLTENLSGYEARLIRNALVCHGTKP
- a CDS encoding fatty acid desaturase; translation: MTDNLTFNQAPTVRDSLPSPNRSGVRKEMEALPKVLQPFLTWVVGVPATDETLPQPRPRRYLAKVCGLLLLGISLSCWALALQGWGYLWLIVGWSLTVSASRQLQVVIVHHCAHSNFTGDRLFDQYLGRWISALMLILSFDQYRIRHRKHHQDPLLDDDETVEALRLRAGIHPGLSREALWRRMIMGLFSPLFHGRFWIDRVRSSLFSSDRAHQLRSGLVVLAQLGLVGFGQWWLAYGVAWLFPVILLHQMSTLIRQCSEHLHPAPEADLKKGKRYYARATVGIFLGDPLPRADQPFGSKFWQWCVWWLRLGMIYVPIRLLILVGDTSCHDYHHRHPGVDQWLNAAIARQRDVDAHHPGWPVPYQEVYGLWRAIDLSFTSLSLMSVQE